TATTATCCAACCTCGATAGATAGAATTAACCATTACTTTGTAATACTCTATACCATCCAAATAAATTTTATTCAATGTAATAATTTGATCGCTAGGATGAATTGTTATTGTTTGAGTTAAATTCATGTTTTTTAAGTTAGGAATTACTGTTAATTCTTTTACATTATTAATAATCAATTCTTGAACACATTTTGTCTGATTTGAAATAACATTATTGATTCCATCATAAAATGGAAAATCTAAAATAGGCTCTTTATCTGAAGTTTTGTAGTATGTTACATATTCTTCTGCCACATAATCTTTTATGAATTGTAAGTTTTTTTCATGTCTTTGGTAAATATTAATAATTTGATCATAAAATTGATAATAAGTCATCATACCATATAATGATAGTTTCTTATTTACATAATTATTTTTCAAAGCTTTATTCCATTGATATTCCAAATCATATTGTTGTAATAGAATCTTGTAAAGACTATTACTTTCAGCAATATATCGACTCCAATAAAAATTATCTCCTTGAAAATCAATTGCGGCAGTGAAATGAGCATTAGAAAATACACGATTTGCTTCTCTTCTATAAGCTTTTTTTGGATAATTTGATATATCAGATTGGATAATTCCTTTTTTACGAATAATGCTATCTTGTAATCGTTCTTGTCCACTAAAAATTGCATATCCTTCGTAGAAAATAGGTCTAATTTTTGAAGAAATTTTACGTAAATTTTCGTAAGATTCAACAGTTAAATCATTAGATGGAATAAGGACAGAAATATCATACTGATCAAAATCTATCTCTTTCAAAACATTAAAGAAACGGTTTGTAATAAAATTATTCTTCAAATATCCTGCATAAAATAATAACGTTTTTTTGTTGTTTTCTATTTCCACAACATGCAAGCTATTTTGGGCATTTGCAAAGAAAATCATCTCAATAAACAAACTTGAGTTCCATTGCTTATTCACCACTGTATTTTCTTTCTTTTGAAGTTTTCTATGAATAAAATCATAAATTGTATCTACTGAATATTCATCTATTTGTTCTTTTCTTAAATAAGAATAGGTTATATCTACATCTTCTAGAGAATAATAATATATATTATTATTCATTTTTAAATAATCTAATGATAAAGAAGAATAATCTGATAATAATACATCCGTCATCGCTAAAACTGACATTATATCAACTGTATCTGGTACAATATGATCCACATATTTCTCGTTTTCTAGCAAATATTCTTTCAAATTTTCTGGTATTAATAAATATATATTATAAACGACTCCTAATTTTTGAATTAAGTATTCTAATTCATGCGTAAATCTTTCAATAGCTACAGGGTCCATTGAAAAAGTAGAAATATTCCATACTAAAGTTTCTTTTTTACTATCATAAATTCCATGCAGCTGAGAAACTAAATTTTCTTTGTAATGAACAGAATCAAATCGTGGTAAAGATGCTTCTAAAATCTTTCCTTCAAATAATCCAGATAATTTATAAGCACGTAATAAAATTTCTGTTGACTTTGGATTATCACTTAATATAAAATCACTCATCAAATAACTACGTAGACGATTACGTACTGGATATGGATTTTTATCATCATATGGAGCATCATATCCTACATAAAAGAAAGGATTAGATTCTCCAATCGTAATATATTTTTGTCCTTCTCTTTTCAAATAAAAAACAGGAGCTTCTGTATCATTGAAGTAATACTCTGCAGTAGCTAAATATTCTAGATATTTTAATGAATTTTTATTTACAAATTCAATATCATTAGATTTAAAAATCTCATCTATACCGTCTGCAAAATCTGTATTATAGACCCAAATCCATTTAAATTTTCTAAATCGAATATCTCTTTTTAAACTTTTGAATAAATACAATAAGTCTCCTGATAATTGATTGCCATAATTACTTTCAAATAAAACAGTTTTGGGTGATATAGATTGATGAGTTAAAATTTCTGAATATATTTTAGTTTTTTCAGATAAAGAATATTTAATTTCACTTTTTATATTTGAAGAAGAGATTGCTTCTTTTATCATCTGCAATGTTGGTTTAACGTTTAGTTGTTTCATATTTATTCCTCTTTACTATCGAATTTCATCATAAAAGTTTTGAATTGCATTTTGGTTATATTGTTCATAGTCAAAATAAGCAAAATGATGTTCTTGAGCCAAATATTCTTGTATAGTTTCAGCAATTTCCGTAGCTTCTGTTCCATCGATTAACATTCCATATTTTCCATTTTCTAATACATAACGATTAGATGGAATATCACTAGCAATAGTATTCATCCCTAAGGTTAAGGCTTCTAATAAAACCATAGGTTGACCTTCATATAGTGAAGGAAGAATAAAACAGTCACATTGTTTCATAATATAGAATGGATGTTCTTTTTGACCTAACATAATTACATTTTTCTCTAGTCCTAAGTTTTTAATTAAAGATAGTAATTGATTTTTTAATGGACCGTCTCCCATTATATATAGACAGAATTTTTCTTTTAATGACGGATCTTTTTCTAATAAGATAGAAATTGCTTGTATTAATGCTGCCTGATTTTTTTCATTGGATAATCTTCCCATTGTAACAAAATTAATATTATCAGAATTAATAAATGGAATTTCATTACCATGAATATCTGTTAACGTGTCTTCATTCACGTATTCTTTAACATATTGTTTTTCAATAAAAACTTCTTTCCCTTCCCAATTTATTTTCAACAGAATTTTATTATTGATGTTCATAGAAGAAAGAATAGTAATTGGATTATTTGTTGCAATATATTGTCTATAGTCTTCTAATGTATCATTAGATAAATAGTGATAATAATCTTCTAATGACATAAAGATTTGAGGGAATTCATCAGCAAAAACTGCTTGATAATTACATTCTTTTACATCTTTTACTTGATATTTGAAATTTCTTGCTGAAGTAATATTATGACTAGAAATCCAAATAGATTGTCCATTTTCTAAGATACCATGATAGTAATTATTTCCTGCAATATTTAATTTCCAAATGGCATAGAAAATAGAATTCTCTATCTCTAACATTGTTGAACGATTTGCAATAATATCTAAAACTGAAGCATACACTTTTCCATTTTGAATAATATAATTTCCTTCTACTCTCCAACTTTTTTCTAGTGATTTAGCTAAAGTACGTAAATTATGATCAGATATGATTTTTTCTTTTGTTATTGTGACTGCTTTAGAATTAATCCAACCAATTGTTTGTCCATCTACTTGGAATTGATAGTATTTTTCAGTTTCAACTTCCGATTCTCCATCAAATTCACCAATAGTTTTTACTTTTTCTACATTTGCTACTTGAGTAATAATGATATTTAAATCTTTTAATAATTTAGCAGATCCTTTAGAAATTCCTTCTTCCATATCAAATAGATTTTTATAAATTTGATGTCCAAAAGGCAAATCGATTTTAGCAAATTTACGTTCTTTATTATGAGATAAAATATGAATTTGTTTTTGATTTTTTAAATCATCTACAACATTGCAATTTTCTAAATATTTTGCAGGCAACCACCCAATATATCGTTCTTGGAATAAAATTTTAAAATATTTTTGATGATTGTAGTAACCAGACATAATCGCTACTAAATCATCTTCTTTTTTAATATATTCTAACTTTGTATACTTTGGTTTTGTTAAATCTAAAATAAACTCATACTCTTCATCTTGCAAAACATGAGTGGGAATATGTACGTCATTTAAGAAGAAATTGTTTTCTTCCAATGTTTCTTCTTCTTGCTCATGCTTAAAAATACGATTCGTATCAATCGTGTTAACGCAATATTGAAATTTATATTCTGGAGCATAATTATTCAATTTTGCTCGATTGACATCTCTTGTCGTTGGAGAAACACTTAGTAGAACATCATACCATTTATATAAAGAAAAAGCTCCTCTTAAATCGATAAAGTAACGTGCTTTTGCTTCAGCATGCAAATCATTATGTTGATAAATTACTTTGCGATCTGCATCTACTTCCAACATAAATTTAGCCCAATAATAACTATATCCACTAAAGTCTACTGAAACATTGAAATGACATCCGCCAGTTAAACGTCTCATTTCTCTTTGGTAAGCCTCTTTAGGATATAACTTTTCTAATTCTGGAGTAACTGATCTATTTTTCAGTAATTGATCCACGTATACTTCTTCTACCTTATAAATTGGCCAACCAAACCTTACAATAATTCGAGCATTTTTATTGATTTTATTAATATTTTTCAATGCTACTTCATTTCGATTATTTTGGACAATAACCGTTACATCATATTTATCATAATCAATGTTATTCAATAAGTTGATTGCACTAGTAGTAATTCCATTATCTTTTAGTGTACTTGGGAACAAAATAATTCGATATTTATCTTGACAAATAGTAGGATGATGTACTTCTTTATGCAAAATTCCAAAGAAAATTTCATCAATATAGCGTTCTGTAGCATGAGCATCATCATAAGGAACCATTAGTTCTTTCATTTTTAAATACTGATTGGCAAATTGTTCTTTTACCACATCTAAATGTTGAATGCATTGAACCACTTCTTCTACAGTAGATAATGTTGGTCCAGGTAATTCTGATTCTTTATAATACATTCCACGATCTTGAGAGTAAATTTCTTTATCCCAAGAATAAAATAGAATTGTTTTCCCAGTTGCTAAAAAATCAAAGAAAATACTTGAATAATCAGTGATTAAAATATCTGTAATAGACATCATTTCATTAGCATCATAATAATCTGGAACTAAAATCCCAGAAAGTTCTTCTCTATCTTGGACAAAAGGATACACAAACGGATGCACCTTAACCAGGAAATTATAGGAGGATGATACTTTTTCTTGAATATAATTCAATTCGGCAATCATTTGCTCAATATCTAATGTTGGATTTTTTAAATTGGATCCTTTCCAAGTAGGGGTATATAATATCGTCTGCTTACCAAAATCAATGTTTACTCCTGCAATTTTTAATTTCGCATAGATTTCTGCTTGAGGAACAGAAAATGTTAAATCAATTCTAGGATACCCACTTTCTAAAATTTCTCCATCATATAACCCATTCAGTTTATAACTTTTTAGATACATATCTGTAGTATGCTGATTTGGACTAATTAAATAATCTGCCATTAAAAAATTACGTAAAACATTTTGAGATGCAAATGGATTATTAGGAATATCAAATCCCATTGTTTTTAAAGGAGTTCCATGCCAAGTATTAATATAAACTTGTCCATCTTTTTTTGTAAAAAAGCTTTGGAAAGTAGAATTCGTAATTAAATATTGTACAGAAGCAAGTAATCGTAAATATTTATCTGAGTTACGTAATACAAATTGCGTATTTTTAACTTGTGGTAAATTACGCATTATCGTTTCTAGTTCTACATTTTGACTGTATACCCAATAAAATGTATAATTCTCAAATCGAGCATCATTTTGCATAAAACGATACATTGCATATGGACTATCTGTAAATGATTGACCATCACGCACCTCAAACAAAATAGAATTAGGGATTATTTCTAAATGATCATAATATCTAGCATAGCGATCATTCATATTTACTTGCTTATTACCAATGTATCGAGAAATAGGACGTGTCAAAAATTGATAACGTCTTTTTGTAATTCTCTTAATCTTATTTCTTTTCTTTTGGTTCATTTTATATTGTCTCCTAAAATAAAGCGTTAATTTTACTATATTATATATTCTATATTTTACAAATTACAACATAGAACTTTATTCATACTAAAAAAGATTATATAACAATAAAACATCAACAAACATTTATTTCTTAGTAGATTTCAATTAAATTTGTATCATATAAGTATCTTTATTTTATATAAAAATAACCCCTAGAAGTTTAAGCTTACTTCCAGGAGTTATACTAATATTTTATTAGATTTATTATAAAATTTTTATAATTGAATCGCTGTGTTTAATGCAATTTCAATCATTTCGTTGAATGTTGTTTGACGTTCTTCAGAAGTTGTTTCTTCTCCTGTTACTAAATGATCACTTACTGTCATCATTGCTAGTGCATTTACATGATATTTTTGTGCTAAGAAGTAAATCGCTGCTGCTTCCATTTCTACAGCAACTACTCCATAAGTTCCTAAACGGAAAGTATCTTCTAAACTGTCTTTATAGAACACATCATCACTCACAACATTCGCTACATAAGGAGTGATTCCCATTTCTTTACTTACTTCATTTGCTTTTGCTAGTAAATCAAAAGTAGCTGTTGCTGGGAATGAGTAAGTTGGAAACGCATTTTTTAACATGGAAGAAGAAGTTGCTGCTGCTTGAGCTAATACAACATCGCGTACTTTAACTTCTTCACTAATTGCACCACAAGTACCAACACGAATTAAGTTTTTCACACCATAAGATTGAATTAACTCTGTGCAGTAAATCGCTGCAGATGGCATTCCCATTCCTGTTCCTTGAACAGAAATACGATGTCCTTTATAAGTTCCAGTGAAACCATACATTCCACGCACTTCGTTATAGCATTCTACATCTTCTAAAAAAGTTTCTGCGATGTATTTCGCACGTAGTGGATCTCCTGGTAATAAAACTGTTTCTGCAATTGCGCCTTCTTTTGCTCCAATATGTATACTCATTATCATTTTTACCATCTTCTTATTAGGAAAATGGTACTCCTCCTTTTTTATCCTTACATTTCTTCAATAATATTTGCGACTAAGTTTTGGAAATGTTCTTTCACTTGATCTACAGTATTAACTACTGCAGAATGATCAATATTTTCTTGCATACCACTACCTAAGTTAGTAATACAAGATAAGCCCATAACTTTCATTCCTAAGTGACGAGCAGCAATAACTTCAGATACCGTAGACATTCCTACAGCGTCTGCTCCTAACGTACGGAACATACGAATTTCGGCTGGAGTTTCATAGGTAGGTCCTGTAACTCCCATATAAACGCCTTCTTTTAAATCAATATTTAATGCTGCGGCTTTTTCTTTTGCCAAAGCAATATAATCTTTCGCAAAAGGCTCACTCATATCAATGAAACGAGGTCCTAATTCATTGTCATTTGGCCCTAGTAATGGGTTTGTTCCTGTCATATTTAATTGGTCACAAATCACCATTAAATCTCCAGGTTGGAAATCCCAATTAATTCCCCCTGCAGCATTTGTGATCATTAATTTTTCAATTCCCATTGCTTTCATTACACGAATTGGGAAAATGACTTGTTCCATTTTATATCCTTCATAGTAATGGAAGCGTCCAGCCATTGCTAATACTTTACGGCCGTTTAATTCGCCATAAACTAATTCACTTGCATGACCTACTACTGTAGATACAGGGAAATGAGGAATTTCTTCATAAGGAATATGAATCGCATTTTCAAAACGTTCTACGATTTCACCTAATCCAGAACCTAAAACTAGTCCTACTTCTGCCTCATTTGCTCCTTTTTCTTGGATATAGCGTGCTGCTTCTTTAATTTGTTCTCTCATCAATTTTTCTTATTTTAGTTCTTCTAAGAAACTTTCTCCGTTTTCTGGCATTTCTACACCAAAGTTATCTGCGATTGTCGCTGCGATATCAGAGAAGTGTCCTTGTGGTAAAGAACCATGTCCTTTCATTTTTTTACTATAAGTTAATACTGGGATGTATTCACGAGTATGGTCTGTTCCTGTAAAGGTTGGATCATTTCCGTGGTCAGCTGTAATGATTAATAAATCATCTTCTTCCATAGCATCGATTAATTCTGGAATACGAGCGTCAAATTCTTCTAATGCATTTGCGTAACCTTGAACATCACGACGATGACCAAATAAAGCATCAAAGTCTACTAAGTTAGTAAAGCTCATACCATCAAAGTCTTTATGCATTACTTTTACTAATTGGTCTACTCCATCCATGTTGCTCTTTGTACGGATTGCTTCTGTTACCCCTTGACCGTTGAAAATGTCATTAATTTTACCAACGGCAATCACATCTTTACCTGCTTCTTTCAAGCTATCTAGTACTGTGTGTCCAGTTGGATTTAATGCGTAGTCATGACGATTTGGTGTACGAGTAAAGTTTCCTTCTTCTCCTACATAAGGACGAGCAATAATACGTCCTACGGTATGAGGTTCTTCTAAAGTAATACTACGTACGTATTCACAAATACGATATAATTCTTCTAATGGAATTACTTCTTCATGAGCCGCAATTTGTAATACTGGGTCTGCAGAAGTATAAACGATTAAATCTCCTGTTTCCATTTGATGTGGGCCGTAATCTTCAATTACTTTTGTTCCACTGTATGGTAAGTTACATACTACTTTACGACCAGAAAATTCTTCAATTTTATGAATTAATTCATCATCAAAACCATTTGGATAAGTAGGGAATGGAGTTTGGATGTTTAGACCCATTAATTCCCAGTGTCCTGTCATCGTATCTTTCCCAACTGAAATTTCTTCTAATTTTGTGACATATCCTTTGTGATCATTGATTACTTTTACTCCATGTAAAGGTTCAATAACTCCTAATCCTAATTGTTCCATATTAGGTACATGTAAT
The sequence above is a segment of the Catellicoccus marimammalium M35/04/3 genome. Coding sequences within it:
- the deoB gene encoding phosphopentomutase, with amino-acid sequence MFKRIHVIVMDSVGIGEAPDAEKFGDKGSHTLGHIASEAGLHVPNMEQLGLGVIEPLHGVKVINDHKGYVTKLEEISVGKDTMTGHWELMGLNIQTPFPTYPNGFDDELIHKIEEFSGRKVVCNLPYSGTKVIEDYGPHQMETGDLIVYTSADPVLQIAAHEEVIPLEELYRICEYVRSITLEEPHTVGRIIARPYVGEEGNFTRTPNRHDYALNPTGHTVLDSLKEAGKDVIAVGKINDIFNGQGVTEAIRTKSNMDGVDQLVKVMHKDFDGMSFTNLVDFDALFGHRRDVQGYANALEEFDARIPELIDAMEEDDLLIITADHGNDPTFTGTDHTREYIPVLTYSKKMKGHGSLPQGHFSDIAATIADNFGVEMPENGESFLEELK
- the deoD gene encoding purine-nucleoside phosphorylase → MSIHIGAKEGAIAETVLLPGDPLRAKYIAETFLEDVECYNEVRGMYGFTGTYKGHRISVQGTGMGMPSAAIYCTELIQSYGVKNLIRVGTCGAISEEVKVRDVVLAQAAATSSSMLKNAFPTYSFPATATFDLLAKANEVSKEMGITPYVANVVSDDVFYKDSLEDTFRLGTYGVVAVEMEAAAIYFLAQKYHVNALAMMTVSDHLVTGEETTSEERQTTFNEMIEIALNTAIQL
- a CDS encoding CDP-glycerol glycerophosphotransferase family protein; this translates as MNQKKRNKIKRITKRRYQFLTRPISRYIGNKQVNMNDRYARYYDHLEIIPNSILFEVRDGQSFTDSPYAMYRFMQNDARFENYTFYWVYSQNVELETIMRNLPQVKNTQFVLRNSDKYLRLLASVQYLITNSTFQSFFTKKDGQVYINTWHGTPLKTMGFDIPNNPFASQNVLRNFLMADYLISPNQHTTDMYLKSYKLNGLYDGEILESGYPRIDLTFSVPQAEIYAKLKIAGVNIDFGKQTILYTPTWKGSNLKNPTLDIEQMIAELNYIQEKVSSSYNFLVKVHPFVYPFVQDREELSGILVPDYYDANEMMSITDILITDYSSIFFDFLATGKTILFYSWDKEIYSQDRGMYYKESELPGPTLSTVEEVVQCIQHLDVVKEQFANQYLKMKELMVPYDDAHATERYIDEIFFGILHKEVHHPTICQDKYRIILFPSTLKDNGITTSAINLLNNIDYDKYDVTVIVQNNRNEVALKNINKINKNARIIVRFGWPIYKVEEVYVDQLLKNRSVTPELEKLYPKEAYQREMRRLTGGCHFNVSVDFSGYSYYWAKFMLEVDADRKVIYQHNDLHAEAKARYFIDLRGAFSLYKWYDVLLSVSPTTRDVNRAKLNNYAPEYKFQYCVNTIDTNRIFKHEQEEETLEENNFFLNDVHIPTHVLQDEEYEFILDLTKPKYTKLEYIKKEDDLVAIMSGYYNHQKYFKILFQERYIGWLPAKYLENCNVVDDLKNQKQIHILSHNKERKFAKIDLPFGHQIYKNLFDMEEGISKGSAKLLKDLNIIITQVANVEKVKTIGEFDGESEVETEKYYQFQVDGQTIGWINSKAVTITKEKIISDHNLRTLAKSLEKSWRVEGNYIIQNGKVYASVLDIIANRSTMLEIENSIFYAIWKLNIAGNNYYHGILENGQSIWISSHNITSARNFKYQVKDVKECNYQAVFADEFPQIFMSLEDYYHYLSNDTLEDYRQYIATNNPITILSSMNINNKILLKINWEGKEVFIEKQYVKEYVNEDTLTDIHGNEIPFINSDNINFVTMGRLSNEKNQAALIQAISILLEKDPSLKEKFCLYIMGDGPLKNQLLSLIKNLGLEKNVIMLGQKEHPFYIMKQCDCFILPSLYEGQPMVLLEALTLGMNTIASDIPSNRYVLENGKYGMLIDGTEATEIAETIQEYLAQEHHFAYFDYEQYNQNAIQNFYDEIR
- a CDS encoding CDP-glycerol glycerophosphotransferase family protein; its protein translation is MKQLNVKPTLQMIKEAISSSNIKSEIKYSLSEKTKIYSEILTHQSISPKTVLFESNYGNQLSGDLLYLFKSLKRDIRFRKFKWIWVYNTDFADGIDEIFKSNDIEFVNKNSLKYLEYLATAEYYFNDTEAPVFYLKREGQKYITIGESNPFFYVGYDAPYDDKNPYPVRNRLRSYLMSDFILSDNPKSTEILLRAYKLSGLFEGKILEASLPRFDSVHYKENLVSQLHGIYDSKKETLVWNISTFSMDPVAIERFTHELEYLIQKLGVVYNIYLLIPENLKEYLLENEKYVDHIVPDTVDIMSVLAMTDVLLSDYSSLSLDYLKMNNNIYYYSLEDVDITYSYLRKEQIDEYSVDTIYDFIHRKLQKKENTVVNKQWNSSLFIEMIFFANAQNSLHVVEIENNKKTLLFYAGYLKNNFITNRFFNVLKEIDFDQYDISVLIPSNDLTVESYENLRKISSKIRPIFYEGYAIFSGQERLQDSIIRKKGIIQSDISNYPKKAYRREANRVFSNAHFTAAIDFQGDNFYWSRYIAESNSLYKILLQQYDLEYQWNKALKNNYVNKKLSLYGMMTYYQFYDQIINIYQRHEKNLQFIKDYVAEEYVTYYKTSDKEPILDFPFYDGINNVISNQTKCVQELIINNVKELTVIPNLKNMNLTQTITIHPSDQIITLNKIYLDGIEYYKVMVNSIYRGWIINPQELSENVLIISQNHQCNYDAKIIKNRKIFKNASDPVDTSLYVGMSEELSGVIVRVTEEILTSDGIRCHIFINDEELGYISKDALSIINPFNAQVLLNYKLKNKAIRSRSLETEELNVLGVLNKKEKAILYTQPIGSINSEVSEIKNYNLADRPLKILKLVTNKFAQSYLILDDFGQSAWIAKEDITLL
- a CDS encoding purine-nucleoside phosphorylase codes for the protein MREQIKEAARYIQEKGANEAEVGLVLGSGLGEIVERFENAIHIPYEEIPHFPVSTVVGHASELVYGELNGRKVLAMAGRFHYYEGYKMEQVIFPIRVMKAMGIEKLMITNAAGGINWDFQPGDLMVICDQLNMTGTNPLLGPNDNELGPRFIDMSEPFAKDYIALAKEKAAALNIDLKEGVYMGVTGPTYETPAEIRMFRTLGADAVGMSTVSEVIAARHLGMKVMGLSCITNLGSGMQENIDHSAVVNTVDQVKEHFQNLVANIIEEM